Below is a genomic region from Verrucomicrobiota bacterium.
CCTTGGGTCGTTGCCGACGTACGGCTGTGGCGGTGCCGTCGTGACCTCCCCTTTACCTGAGCATTTGATTCATTTATTGCACATAATTCATCTAATCTGATATTCTGAACGTAGGAAGGCTTCCTATGAAACTACTCTCGCACCGGCAATGCCCACCCACGCAACAGGACTGCACCCTCGCGCGGGCCGCCGGCCAGCAGCTGTCCCGCTTGGCACAAAAAAATCGTCCCGTGCGGTTTCAGGTCGAAGCCGACCCGGAGGGGCCCATCGAACTGCCGGCCAGCGCCCTCGCCCTGTTGGTAGAGATCCTCGAGGCCATGGCCGCTGGCCGCGGCGTCACGCTCCTTCCGGAGAAAGCCGAGCTTTCCACCGTCGAGGCGGCCGACGCGCTGAACGTCTCGCGGCCGTTCCTCATTAAGCTGCTCAACGAGGGCGCCATCCCGTACCGTAAGGTCGGCAAACACCGGCGGGTCCGCAGGGAGGACGTGATGAACTACAAAATGAAGATTGATCGTGAGCGCGAGGCCGCGCTCGACCGGCTCGTCGCGGACGCCCAGAAGCAGGACATGGGCTACGGCCGCCCATGAGTTCTGTTACGGCCCTGTTGGACGCGAATGTCCTTTACCCCGCGCCCGTTCGGGACCTGCTGATGCAGCTTGCCGCCAACGGCCTGTTCCGTGCCAAGTGGAGCGCCGATATCCACGAAGAATGGATCCGCTCGCTCCTCAAGGACCAGCCGCGCCGCAAGCGCGCGGACCTGGAGCGCACGCGTGCGCTCATGGATGCGGCCGTGAGCGATTGCCTCATCACGGGCTACCAGGCACTGGTCCCTTCGCTCTCGCTGCCCGACCCCAACGACCGTCACGTGCTGGCGGCCGCCATCGTCAGCCGCTCGACTGGTCTCACTCTACTCCATCAAAACGCCGCTGGAAGCCGTAAACGGCGAGCAAATAGCAGACAAGCAAAGAATCGGGTCCCGGAACTGACGAACAAGCAACAACCTGGAAGAATGAGACGCTAAAGGCAGAATCGAAAAGGATGCCACATCACCTTGGAAGCGCTCGAAGGTCACAACGAGACGACCACCTTTCCCTCCCGGTGCTTAGCCGCCATGTACTCGTGCGCTAACCGATATTCTTCCAAGCCGTTAAAGACCCGGCCTATATTCGGCCTGAAACTTCCTTCAGCCAGGCCACGGGCGATGAATGCCTTTGCGCGGTTGATTGCTCCCGGTTTAGGCCGCAGCCGTAATCTCCGGTTTCCGGTATAATCAAAAATCGTCAGCCCGGCATGCACCTTAACGCCACGAAGCAGGCACGTACCGAGAGGAAGCCTTGTGTCCTCGGCCTCAG
It encodes:
- a CDS encoding helix-turn-helix domain-containing protein — protein: MKLLSHRQCPPTQQDCTLARAAGQQLSRLAQKNRPVRFQVEADPEGPIELPASALALLVEILEAMAAGRGVTLLPEKAELSTVEAADALNVSRPFLIKLLNEGAIPYRKVGKHRRVRREDVMNYKMKIDREREAALDRLVADAQKQDMGYGRP
- a CDS encoding PIN domain-containing protein; amino-acid sequence: MSSVTALLDANVLYPAPVRDLLMQLAANGLFRAKWSADIHEEWIRSLLKDQPRRKRADLERTRALMDAAVSDCLITGYQALVPSLSLPDPNDRHVLAAAIVSRSTGLTLLHQNAAGSRKRRANSRQAKNRVPELTNKQQPGRMRR